From the genome of Apostichopus japonicus isolate 1M-3 chromosome 17, ASM3797524v1, whole genome shotgun sequence:
tacCGCAACAAATACACTCTCACATGTACACGaacaggtgattgcctattacGTACACACCTAAAATGTACGtatacagcctaccatgccAAGTTGCTCCGCAGGATACACAGCATtgcacataatatatatatatatatatatatccatttatAATTGGTTCATTTATATGTTGCTATTAAAAGCTTGCTGTTTTTTTCTAATGTTGTTGCAATTGCtcttgctgttgttgttgtttttatctgTAAGTTTTGTAAATTCTCTGTTCTTTCCTTTTTAGCTGCCATTGGTTTGTTTGGAGGAGTACCTTTTAAATGCTGTGGTTCATCAATTACATAGTGGcaatcaaatatattgcaaataCCTAAGCGCTATCAAAACAATTCAGTACCATTGCCTCCATGCAAGCAAGCAATTTTTGGAGAAATTCTAATTTACCATTTCAATGTTCACATACTTTACTTTCAATACAGTATTTATGATCGAAGTAACTGATAGCAAGGCATGTGGCTGAGTCCACCAAGCCTAGTCCAAGTCAAATCCCAAGCAAGACTATCCAATTACAAGTCAAAGAGTCCAGCTGATTTTTTTTGGCTCAAACCAAACTTTGCTTGCCTGAAGGTATTGCTTACAGTTGTGTGATTAAATGTGAATAAATGGTAAGTATGGACAACTTTACAAACTACTGCTGGTGGTATTGGGATAAAACTATATTTTAAAAGTCTTGTTCATAGAAGTATCAATGAAGCCGTCTTTAAGCCATCTATTATCATTTTCGTATAGTATATGAGGGGGCAGGAGTAGGAAAAGTTGTCTGTAGGGGAATGATTGGTTTTGGTGTGATGAAGGGCTATGGGGATGATCTTGCTgctatatttgttgttgttcctCATGCATCATTATTTTTATCTGTGAGATCATTGTATATAGACAATTACATTTTCGCAATCcaatattttggaaatatataaatacaatgctAAACTTCAGTAGCAGTAACTCAAGTCCAGCTAAGTTTGGTTGGCCTGGAGGTATTGCTAATTGCTTAGATATTTAACAAATGGTCAACTGCAGATGGTAACCTTTGGAGTACAACATGACATTTTTAACTATTGGCGTGTAAGTATCACCAGTTCCCCCTATTAATTGTTTGGGAAGGGGTCAGGGAGAGATGAAAGGTGGCTATAGGGGAATGATGAGTATGGGTGTGAGGGAGGGGTAAAGGTAGGTAGATGAAAACAATTTGAATATGATTACTCTCATTAATGCTTTCTGAAACTGCATGATTGTAATTCCTCACatattgttttacttttcagTATCATGACCACTATGCAGAAAACAAAAGCGCCAAAGACCATCATGAAGTACCTAGAATCTGTTAAGAAGCTAGGTACGTACATGATGATAGAAGAGGAGGAACCCTTGTAGGGATCACCCAGCCAAAATTGGCAAAAACTGAAAGGGTAGCATCAGCCTTAATCAAGGGGCTCAGGCCCCTTGCAAAGAAGAGGGAGAGGCAGATGAAATCCCAGATTAGAGGTGAGAACTTTGTTCAAGCATAATAAACCCTGCATTTGTGTGAGTATGTCTAATGATGGAatcaatatatctatatgtatatatggttTTGATCATATGCAAAATCATCCCTTATTAATTGAATTATGATGAATTTATTGGTAAACAATAAAAATGTTAACACTAACTACCAATTTCATGCAGAATAACGATCAGTACTTCAAGCAAGTATTACGTTTATACTGGTCTACCTTCATTTCATTCAGTGCCAAATAGCTCTTAcatactttctttttctaaacACAGACAAAATGATTGATGCCACAGATACTCAACAATTCTGCATGATGCTGAAGAAGGAGACAAAACCACACATAAGTAAGTTGCATCATCTTGAAGTAATTTATAGGAGTCAGCTAAAACTGATGCAAGTATCTCGAGAATCACATTTTATATTGATACCTTACTTGGTTTATATGCTGGGTAGTAAATGAATCTCTATTATTGGTGAATAGTAGTGATTGGGCTTCGTTTATTGAGGCCTATAACAATTAGCTTTGGCCTTGTTGGCTTccattttgatatttcttttaatCAGTATTGCTATTTTATTCCTATAGGCCTTGTATGTTTATTGCATTGTACTATGAATGATTAAAACAGTTTATCATGGTTGCCCTTTGAAATTTGGTATTTCTGCAATAGGCCTACCATGTTTTCTGAGTGAAAGTggtgaaatatttcaattcaaCCCAGGACTTTTGTAGTGTGTAATTTTCATGTACTGGGAAAAAGGACTGCCTTTGACTTAACAAAAGTTCTGTGTTACTTCAATGCACATGTACATTATTTGGCTGGTTGTTAGCATTAATATATTTTCTGGGCCAGCACATTGACAAATTGTTGCCAACCAAAAATAGTTTGATAGTTTCTTGTGGTGGTGTTGTTCCACAAAAATATATTGTATGATTGAACAGGGTTAATCAACAGTCTAGCATGCATTTATCACATGATTCATGCACTCCAGGGGTTAAGGCTATcactggatgcactcgggctgtGCCCTCGTGCATCCCTTGCATTAATCCTGATcatgcattaatcctgtgaaaAACAGGATTTTTGGACATAAATAATTTCATTTATGTCACTGTCATATCTATCAATCATTTGTCATGGATTATGACACATATTAGAATGTGATCATTATGTGGTGCACAAGAATTTGAAGGCAGTTGAGCAATTTTAGATGCAAAGTGATTTTGGTGAATTTTCTGACAATAACATCCTCTTTCATGTTTTTAGCTCGACTCTCAAAAGGCGAGAAGGTCAGCTGGAATAACCTTCTCTGTCTAAGAAATTATATTTTGACAGGACTGCTTGTTGCTGGGGCTCCAAGGAGTGGAGTCATCACAGGATTCACTCTCCAGCAGTTCAGAAAGGCCACCAAACTGACCAAGGATGATGGCTCTGACTACTGGGTGGCAAATGTATGcatttaactttattttgtttaaattatgtTGCAAAcagcttaaagcagcattttgcgttttatCGCCGTTTTCTACCTCTTTAATTAACATGTTCATCGagatttttacatatatcaatcacaaaacagcaaactaagatattagccaagctttaccctgccaacaacgttaattggcaagtaattaaggatatttacagatagtgagaaaagtgtccacgacaaatttcacttttaaaattaatcgcatacaattccccaaaacccactagtttaaattcaaccaatcagaagaaatgcaggtttagttatgagccattgctaaaaatagattagGGCATATCAGTCATACATTAATTTTGTACTAGGCAAGGCTAGTAAAACTAATACATGTAAACTGGTATTAATAGCTACAGTCAcagaaaattgattttcatgcatatttatcTCATACTTGTGTTGACAATGTTGACAAATTTACAGGTTGATGATCATAAGACAGCAACCAGTCATGGGCCACCAAGGCTGGTCTTTAATGACGAGGTTTACAGTCTGGCCAGGGTCTATGCAGACTATGGCAGGGTGCAGACTGCTAGTGTGACTTCAACGTTGGTACTTCAAGATGAGTCCCCCTTTTTTTTAGAAAACAAGGGGGGAAAGGTCACCAGAGTGGCCGCCCAAACCATTTTTAGGCTGTGGAAGAGCCATGGGTTCGCTGGTAATCTGAACCCCACCCACATACGGTACACAGCTGCGACAAAGgtatgttataaatatattcaatatattcaaaTAACAAAAAGTTGTAGTTTAGGGTAGAAATATTGTATTCGGTCATCCATGGTCATTAAGTTTATTTTTCAGAGTCTGTTTGGTATTGCATCAATTGTTATAAAACGGACTCACAAAGAACAGTTAATGTAAGCCAGGtatttaaaatgcatagctgcaAGCAACAAAGAATTTCCATGTACTGTATAAATACAGTATCATATTCAAATCAAAGAGTGCTTAAATTAATCTTGCTGGGCATGGGAAATGCCATTTCCGCGcgccaatggtggcgctccgcttagatagtgtcaaaattGTACTAGAATTTAATGGATAGGTACAAGTTGGAATATTTTATGTAAGATAAATTTTAATGGATTAGACGATGTCAAAAAACCCAACAGCTTTCCTTTTTAAATAAGGGCCACAGATGATTTAAGAGTGGGCATAGATGGGGagtatgttacaaattaacttcATTTTGGACCTACACAATCACAAATGTGACTTCCAGCGTCAGACTTCTTTGCTCTAGCTTTGTTTCCTTTATGGGATGGGTCACCTTCGTCTCTTACCATTTGGCATCTGTTTCTATCGACGAACGTTGTCTGTGCGTAGCTTGCTGTATAGGCTTACCTATACTGAGGTTGTAAACCAGATATTGTGCGGAGATCTCACTTTGTCTACTACATTAGGTGCGCGATAGTTCTGTGCAATATTGCTTGCTCATTCAAAATCAATGAATTATAAAGGAGGTTACTGTAAATTGGGTGGAAATTTAAATACGAATGACAGCCGAAGCAAACCTGTGGATCATGTTCCTTCAGCCAGTTACTCGTCAATTAGTGAATATATGTGTGCATGAGAAACTCATTGGGTGCAGTCATATTTACTGACAAGGTAGTGAATGAATAACAAAGACTGTCTTCATAGACTAAACGTATGTTTGGGACTTCAAACACTGCCCTTTAAGTAGCAATATAATGAAAACCAACCAAATTCAACCTTGTTTCGTGTACTCTTCAGGCCTGCGAAACACTGAATCCAGTGACTAAGAGAGGTGTGGCCACTTTAATGGCACACACAGTTGCCACCCAGGAGCATTATTACAATGCCCTTAAGGGCTGACAACGCTGCTGTGGATGCTTCAATGTTGGTGCGACAATCCATATGCCAGGTAATGATATACTGACATGATTGTCTCAGAATGAAGCCATACTACATACTGGGATTACTTTCATATCTTATCGCATGCTGTGTAAATTGTTATGAGCCATAATGCCTGCCCAGTTGGCTGCGTGTAGTATTTGGGAACAAGTTCCCCCAAAATATAACTACTGCACTTCATTTCCATGGTCCTAAAGTAataaagtattattattattccttaCCATAACAtaaccaaaacatgttcatCTGACTTGCCTTGTATACATATCATAAAACATTAGCATTAGCAGACATATACTATGGCCTATAGGATCCGATGATTGACCTCAGTTTCTAAATATAATACCTAATTGGTCAAAGGTTTTAGGCAGTTGTGATTGTGATATTTCATATAGTCTGCCCGCCTCTCAGGTTCTTCTCCCTCACTATAGTAAAGTTTCTTTCCAATATGATACTAGTAGTGTAAACACCATAATATAGTACGGCTAATATCAATTTACCTTATACTTGGTTGTGTGTTCATAATTAAGTGGTACACATTCCCTTTTGAAATAAGATTGTATCTtaataatttgaatttttagCCTACATCAAATAAAAACAGCATCAACACCAACAGAAGCAACAACACCAACACCTCTTGTGCTGATCATGTGATTGAGGAAGAGGAGCACATGGACCTCAATTTGGTAAGAAAGCTTAACTGTACTTCACGCATGGTTTAAATTTAGATGAAATTCACAGAGTTTAGGATTTAAGTTATATAATTCACCAAAAAGGGATATTTTGTTACACTTTTATACTTGCTTTGTATGTGGCCTATTGTAGGCTGGTGAACCCTAGCTATTGAGATCAAGGTCCAAATCTTGAAATAAGAGAGGAACCATGTAAGACAGTGCTATGCTAAATGTTCAGAACCTGTTTCTTATCATTCGCAGCATAACAATATTTGTTCTCTTTCTCTTTATATTCTCAGCCAAAGCGAAAGGGGCGAATATGCTCTTGGGATGTAACGGACTACCTGCGGGAGAATCTTAAAGGCAAAATGAAACAGGCGAAAGCCACCAAAAAAGGGCAAAACAATGAAAGACATAGTAAGCATTAATCaatatatgaagaataaaagCAGAAGTTCATGCTGAAATGGAATGTAAATATGTGTTTACTCTTATATCATGTAGGTGATATGATACTCTAAAGTATCAATAATCCCTTATAGTACCAAGTTAATAGGTCATGAAATAATTACCTTTTAATTTGTAGGTATACAGTAACTAACAATATAATATGAGTGAAAAACCACACTGTCCACCCTCTATGTGACAACTTAGCACACTATAACTTCCCATACTTATTTATTCCCACGAATAACCTCTTTTCACACATGAACCAATGCATGTGGTACCCCTCCCCACATATACCTATATCCATCGTTGATCTCCATCCAGGGCATGTATTTGCAGAGAATTTGCCTTAACTTGTAACTCCAGTATACATCAGCTGGGTATGCTAACTACGATTCTTTTCTGTTCAACTAAACAATTaatcttttttccatttttacaGGTGAGATCTGTGTATAACGAGGGGAGAGATGTTCTTGGACAGTTCTCCTTAAAGAGCGTGTATGACAAGGTCCGACACGGTAAACTTTTAGATCATGACAGTGATTAAGATGAGTAGTAATCCTGTccattttgattttgtttccaagtttttatatattaaatgttaCAGTCATGACAGACAAGGTCTTGTTACTTAGTCTGAAAAGTATTTGCTCTGCATTACTCTTTACATGCTCGAGGTGGTTTATGTTCAAAGTCAACTCTTCTGGTTATATCCTTTCTCCTTTAAAAGAAGAAATGTAAActactgaaaatattttttttttaaaacttatcACCAGAAAATCAACctttaatgaaacaaaaaacatgtAATTGCTAATGTTAGCTTATAGTTTTCAAACTGCATAGGCTAGTTGGTTTATATTAGGGGTGGAGCTAccacatacaaaattattaAGGTTAATATTTGGTCAAGAACATTTTACTGCAGAATGGTAAACTActgaaaatatttgattttgaacCCAAAAAAGCTCAATAACAGCTGAATTCATACACACTGGTTAACTTATCACCAGCAACTCAACCTTACCAGACAAAAATGCCTTTTTTTTACTGGATTGAAACAACTTACATCAGGTAATATTTATTATCAGGAATTAGCACCACTACGATTACAATGAACATCCATCTGCACAGTACATATAGTATGACAGGAAAGTTTGAGCTTCATGTAATGATCATGTGGTTTAGTGTTCATGCATTGGATAGTCATACATTCAATCCTAGTAAACCTTGTAGTGTTCTTTCAAATAAGCTGACAACTTTTTCTATCTGACCCGGTTCATTTTTCTAGtacctcttctttttttcaggCCAGTCAGTTATTATTAGCGTTGTGACTGCCTGTAAGGAATCATCTACTTGAGTATGCTCTCGAATGTCCTGTAGTCTTTGCTCTGATATAGACAGATATGAGTTGACTGTTTCCAGATCTTGTTGTTGTGCACTCGTCTCTGGTAAATATGCATGACTCAATGCATCTGCAAGGTGCATGCCTTTGCCTGGATTATATTTACATCGACATCATATTTTTGCATTCTCATGTGCATTCGTGAAAGTTACTTAGGAGCTCGGTGTAGTGGCTTCTTAACTATAATCTCCAGTGGTTTATGATCACTTTACACTGTCACTTTTCTGCCGTATATGTACTAGTGGAACCGCACCATACCAAACACTACAGCTAGAAGTTTTTACTCAATTTGGGCATATCTTGTTTTTATGTCAGTTACAGCCCTAGTTGCATATGCCACTGGTCGAATATCTCAGTACTGGCTGATCTGAGACGTTGTTTCACTTTTTGGACTGCACTCTCATGTCAAGCCAGCACCACTCAGAATCCATCGTGGCCAATTTTCTGAATGCTTTGCAGACATCACTCAAGCTTGAGAGGAATATGCTCAAGTAATTTACGAACCCAAGGAACCAGGACTCCTCTTATATCTACTGGATTGGGCATCACTCTCGTTCTCACTTTATTTGGGTCCGGTTTCTGTCCATTATCAGTGATCAGGTGACCAATAAATGATACCTTTGTCAATCTcagctttattttttttttgtgattgaGTTTGAGGTTTGTCTCTTGACACCTCTTCATCAGTTTCACCAGTTTGGTGTCGTGGTCTACAATGGCTTTTTGCATTGTGTTGCCTTCGCCGAACACCAAGAGATCATGAAATATGGTCCGCACTCTATGTAGACCTTCAATGGCTTGGTCTTGGCTTCGTTGGAAGTCTTCAGGGGCAGTCTATGCCAAATGGCATTTTCAACCAACGGTACCTGCCATACGGAGTGTTAAATGTGGTCAGATAAGAGCTTTCTTCGTCCAGTTACACATGCCAGAACCCATTTTTAGTGTCTAGGACACGGAACACCTTTGCATTGCCCAGTTCCGGCAAAATGTCTTCGATAGTTGGCATGGGGTAATGGCTTCTTCTGAGTGCTCCTTAAATCTCTAGGATTGGTGGATGTAAAACCTGTGTGACATCTGGACCAACCTCAAGGTGATATTCACTCTCGTTTCCCAGCGCCTTTCAATACATCACTCTACCTTGTAATGAGCTGTTCGACACTGATGTTGCTCGATGCAGGGGCATCAATCCGATTTTAAATGTGGGGGGACGTAATCggttcgagtattccggccgtaagtactatctaagcggagcgccaccatcggttgacacttgccaggctggatagcagccatgtagttgcgtgatttcggcagaaaaagaaaaattcgtcactcaggaaatctgcaataaagttgcatgcggccttaatttttggtggattatttcttttattatgattccaattgacatgaacattagaacacagtgcaagttgacaaatgatgtgGCGAAgtggaaccccagccccattttgcctatgtttcaggataaaATACCCCTGATTTGTtggaacccatgacaactaacaatctgtgaataaatttacttccaaatgggcacattatattgcaccaagtcggtaaAGGAATGACCCCaagg
Proteins encoded in this window:
- the LOC139984427 gene encoding uncharacterized protein, whose translation is MKSQIRDKMIDATDTQQFCMMLKKETKPHITRLSKGEKVSWNNLLCLRNYILTGLLVAGAPRSGVITGFTLQQFRKATKLTKDDGSDYWVANVDDHKTATSHGPPRLVFNDEVYSLARVYADYGRVQTASVTSTLVLQDESPFFLENKGGKVTRVAAQTIFRLWKSHGFAGNLNPTHIRYTAATKACETLNPVTKRGVATLMAHTVATQEHYYNALKG